The Streptomyces nigra genome includes the window GCGCGCAAGATCCGTAAGCCCGAGGCCCGGGCCGCCGTGCTCGCCGAGATCGAGGCGGAGATCGCCAAGGGCGAGGAGCGAGTCGCCGCCCGCCGCGCGCGCGTGCCCGCGATCGGCTACCCGGAGCAGCTGCCGGTCAGCCAGAAGAAGGACACGATCGCCGCCGCGATCCGCGATCACCAGGTCGTGATCGTCGCCGGTGAGACCGGCTCCGGGAAGACGACGCAGATCCCGAAGATCTGCATGGAGCTGGGCCGGGGCGTCCGGGGCATGATCGGGCACACCCAGCCCCGCCGGATCGCCGCGCGCACGGTCGCCGAGCGGGTGGCGGAGGAGCTGGACACCCCGTTGGGCGAGGCGGTCGGCTGGAAGGTGCGGTTCACCGACCAGGTGAACCCGGAGGCCACCTTCGTCAAGCTGATGACGGACGGCATCCTGCTCGCCGAGATCCAGACGGACCGCGAGCTGCGCGCCTACGACACGATCATCATCGACGAGGCCCACGAGCGGTCCCTCAACATCGACTTCCTGCTGGGGTACCTGGCGCAGCTGCTGCCGAAGCGGCCGGATCTGAAGGTCGTCATCACCTCGGCGACCATCGACCCGGAGCGGTTCTCGCGGCACTTCGGCGACGCCCCGATCGTCGAGGTCAGCGGCCGGACCTATCCGGTGGAGGTGCGCTACCGCCCGCTGCTGGAGGAGGACTCCGAGGACGCCGACCGCGACCAGATCACGGCGATCACGGACGCGGTCGAGGAGCTGATGGGCGAGGGCAACGGCGACATCCTCGTCTTCCTCTCCGGTGAGCGCGAGATCCGGGACACGGCGGACGCGCTGGAGAAGAAGAAGTACCCCCGCGCCGGAGGCGCTGATTGGCAGCGAACCGAGGTGCTGCCGCTGTACGCCCGGCTGTCGCACGCCGAGCAGCACCGGGTGTTCCAGCCGCACACCGGCCGCAGGATCGTTCTGGCGACCAACGTCGCCGAGACGTCGCTGACCGTGCCGGGCATCAAGTACGTCATCGATCCCGGGTTCGCCCGGATCAGCCGGTACAGCCACCGCACCAAGGTGCAGCGGCTGCCGATCGAGCCGATCTCGCAGGCCAGCGCCAACCAGCGCAAGGGCCGCTGCGGCCGTACGTCCGACGGCATCTGCATCCGGCTGTACTCCGAGGACGACTTCCTCGCCCGGCCGGAGTTCACCGACGCGGAGATCCTGCGCACCAACCTCGCCTCCGTCATCCTGCAGATGACCGCGGCCGGTCTCGGCGACATCGAGAAGTTCCCCTTCATCGACCCGCCGGACCACCGCAACATCCGTGACGGTGTGCAGCTCCTGCAGGAGCTGGGCGCGCTGGACCCGGCGCAGAAGGACCCCCGCAAGCGGCTCACCGAGACCGGCCGCAAGCTGGCGCAGCTGCCCGTGGACCCGCGGCTGGCCCGGATGGTCCTGGAGGCCGACCGCAACGGCTGTGTCCGGGAGGTCATGGTCATAGCGGCCGCGCTGTCCATCCAGGACCCGCGCGAGCGTCCGGCGGACAAGCAGGCCCAGGCCGACCAGCAGCACGCCCGGTTCAAGGACGAGACGAGCGATTTCCTCGCCTATCTGAACCTGTGGCGCTACATCCGAGAGCAGCAGCGCGAGCGCGGCTCGTCGTCGTTCCGCCGGATGTGCAAGCAGGAGTATCTGAACTTCCTGCGGATCCGCGAGTGGCAGGACATCTACAGCCAGCTGCGGACCGTGGCGAAGCAGATGGGCATCCATCTCGACGAGAACGACGCGCCCGCCGACCGCATCCATGTCTCGCTCCTCGCCGGTCTGCTGTCGCACATCGGCATGAAGGACGTGAAGGAGTCCAAGGACTCCGGTCCGGGGGCGCGCAAGGAGGGCGGGCGCAACGAGTACCTGGGCGCCCGCAACGCCAAGTTCGCGATCTTCCCGGGGTCGGCGCTCTTCAAGAAGCCGCCGCGCTTCGTGATGTCGGCGGAGCTGGTGGAGACGTCCCGGCTGTGGGCGCGCGTCAACGCGA containing:
- the hrpA gene encoding ATP-dependent RNA helicase HrpA, whose product is MSTHPAPALGALAPRLTELSLRDAQRLGRRLEGARKIRKPEARAAVLAEIEAEIAKGEERVAARRARVPAIGYPEQLPVSQKKDTIAAAIRDHQVVIVAGETGSGKTTQIPKICMELGRGVRGMIGHTQPRRIAARTVAERVAEELDTPLGEAVGWKVRFTDQVNPEATFVKLMTDGILLAEIQTDRELRAYDTIIIDEAHERSLNIDFLLGYLAQLLPKRPDLKVVITSATIDPERFSRHFGDAPIVEVSGRTYPVEVRYRPLLEEDSEDADRDQITAITDAVEELMGEGNGDILVFLSGEREIRDTADALEKKKYPRAGGADWQRTEVLPLYARLSHAEQHRVFQPHTGRRIVLATNVAETSLTVPGIKYVIDPGFARISRYSHRTKVQRLPIEPISQASANQRKGRCGRTSDGICIRLYSEDDFLARPEFTDAEILRTNLASVILQMTAAGLGDIEKFPFIDPPDHRNIRDGVQLLQELGALDPAQKDPRKRLTETGRKLAQLPVDPRLARMVLEADRNGCVREVMVIAAALSIQDPRERPADKQAQADQQHARFKDETSDFLAYLNLWRYIREQQRERGSSSFRRMCKQEYLNFLRIREWQDIYSQLRTVAKQMGIHLDENDAPADRIHVSLLAGLLSHIGMKDVKESKDSGPGARKEGGRNEYLGARNAKFAIFPGSALFKKPPRFVMSAELVETSRLWARVNAKIEPEWVEPLAGHLLKRTYSEPHWEKDQAAVMAYEKVTLYGVPIVAQRKVNYGRIDPEVSRELFIRNALVEGDWRTHHKFFADNRRLLSEVEELEHRARRRDIVVDDETLFDFYDQKIPEHVVSGAHFDSWWKRKRQEQPDFLDFEREMLIRESAEAVTKADYPDSWRQGQLKFRVTYQFEPGADADGVTVHIPLQVLNQVTAEGFDWQIPGLREELVTELIRSLPKPIRRNYVPAPNFAKRFLEVAVPGQEPLTVTMARELKRMVGVPFTADDFDWAKVPEHLRVTFRIVDERRRKLAEDKDLEALQLRLKPKARKALSQAAAATASRQGGESLERSGLTDWTIGTLTRVFETRRAGQPVKAYPALVDDGDTVSVRLFDTEAEQQQAMWKGTRRLILRNIPVNPAKFASEKLTNAQKLGLSANPHGSIQALFDDCAMAAADRLIADFGGPAWDEESYRKLYDKVRAEIVDTTVRAVGQVQQVLAAWQAAERRLKGVRSPALLPNLADVRAQLDALVKPGFVTEAGLRRLPDLMRYLIAVDRRLQQMPTNVQRDTTRMEKVHEMRDEYAWLLEQMPQGRPVPQAVLDVRWMLEELRVSYFAHALGTAYPISDKRIVKAIDALAP